The following are encoded in a window of Solidesulfovibrio magneticus RS-1 genomic DNA:
- a CDS encoding DUF3857 domain-containing transglutaminase family protein translates to MAVKCPKFLGNVCSLQVALWGVAVWALFAGNALAALPEGVHRLQRNDYLVAADLTYVETQTSELVLADEHLLAANSTAAFTFDPAAATLEVLEAWVLQPDGQRLDVPAENIFTRPSAAARNTPGFVASQTTTIEFPQLRLGSVVHCTWRHVVSKPAVFGFNVVFALGLGGHMRQETRIEAPSSVPLQWGQRGGFAVDDAQAGSNRVLTAAIDVGALSPAEASMVSPMDVGPVFVATTLAGYEALGAVYAARSAGKAAPTPEIAALARNIVGDAKGLDAARAVHDWVAAHIRYVAVFLNESDNVVPHEAATVLRNGYGDCKDHVVLMQALLGTLGIRVLPALVNWGISMEPLPLWSSASFNHVLAYLPDFDTYANPTDPFAVFGVLDNGLADKLTVIASGDGEKRQTPAQTPASNTYQYNAELSVDADGTVHGKVRMTLSPGADGAVRRVLAGASSLAALANQLLQATPEGGYGEIRSTNPRDLTKHLEIEGQ, encoded by the coding sequence ATGGCTGTGAAGTGCCCAAAATTTTTGGGAAACGTTTGTAGTTTACAAGTTGCCCTTTGGGGCGTTGCCGTCTGGGCGCTTTTCGCGGGCAATGCCCTGGCCGCCTTGCCGGAGGGAGTCCATCGTCTGCAGCGCAATGACTATCTCGTGGCGGCCGACCTGACCTACGTCGAGACGCAAACCTCGGAACTTGTTCTTGCCGATGAACATTTGCTGGCAGCCAACAGCACGGCGGCTTTCACCTTCGACCCTGCCGCCGCGACCCTGGAGGTGCTCGAAGCCTGGGTGCTCCAGCCGGACGGACAGCGCCTCGACGTGCCGGCGGAGAACATTTTCACCCGCCCCAGCGCCGCCGCCCGGAACACGCCGGGGTTCGTGGCCTCCCAGACGACGACCATCGAATTTCCCCAGCTGCGCCTCGGCAGCGTCGTGCACTGCACCTGGCGGCATGTCGTCAGCAAACCCGCCGTCTTCGGCTTCAATGTTGTTTTTGCCCTGGGCCTTGGGGGCCACATGCGCCAGGAGACGCGCATCGAGGCTCCGTCGTCCGTGCCGCTGCAGTGGGGCCAGCGCGGTGGTTTCGCGGTCGATGACGCCCAGGCTGGCAGCAACCGGGTGCTGACCGCCGCCATCGACGTCGGCGCCTTGTCACCGGCCGAGGCGTCCATGGTTTCCCCGATGGACGTCGGGCCGGTCTTTGTCGCCACCACCCTGGCCGGCTACGAGGCCTTGGGAGCCGTCTATGCGGCCCGCAGCGCCGGCAAGGCTGCGCCGACGCCGGAAATCGCAGCCTTGGCACGAAACATCGTCGGCGACGCCAAGGGGCTTGACGCGGCCCGGGCCGTCCATGACTGGGTGGCGGCCCATATCCGCTACGTGGCCGTTTTTCTCAATGAAAGCGACAATGTCGTGCCCCATGAGGCGGCAACCGTCTTGCGCAACGGCTACGGCGACTGCAAAGACCATGTCGTGCTCATGCAGGCCTTGCTGGGGACGCTGGGCATCCGCGTGCTGCCGGCCCTTGTGAACTGGGGCATAAGCATGGAACCGTTGCCGCTGTGGTCTTCGGCGTCGTTCAATCATGTGCTGGCTTATTTGCCGGACTTCGACACCTACGCCAATCCCACCGATCCGTTCGCGGTTTTTGGCGTCCTCGACAACGGCCTGGCCGACAAACTGACGGTCATCGCCAGCGGCGACGGGGAGAAGCGCCAAACTCCGGCCCAGACCCCGGCCTCCAATACCTACCAGTATAACGCCGAGTTGTCCGTGGATGCCGACGGGACGGTGCACGGGAAGGTCCGCATGACCCTTTCCCCCGGCGCGGACGGCGCTGTCCGCCGCGTCCTGGCCGGGGCGAGTTCCCTGGCCGCCTTGGCCAATCAGCTGCTCCAGGCCACTCCGGAAGGCGGCTATGGAGAAATTCGCTCGACGAACCCGCGCGATCTGACCAAACATTTGGAAATCGAGGGCCAGTGA
- a CDS encoding glycosyltransferase has translation MTRRLPSVHQAVGTGGACLAGAFAGLPGHVWRGLLCLAALVALALCGRLEAGRYLYAACFAAAFATLVLAVRSWPTGGHRGRVTAAVLALGLGARLLFVWAWPVDTDVFRYIVEGDMQLAGGNPYLIAPGDPRLPGLLSAQAVAVLGRVNHPELTAAYPPLAELFCRAVAAVSPTPMTFRAAFALADLLAALALAVVLAKRRLPPAWLALYVLSPLSLIMGAGEGHLDALVALGVSLALAAFATRRDGWGFLCLGAAGLVKYPVLLLIPFFLRPGNLRQAASCLVPLASFWPYRAAGPAFFQSLAAFAGYLAQGGPLTALVWPLCGSLAPAVSLGLGGAVLMAGWLAFQDRGRGPLFAGLVGLAALPTVYPWYLLMVLPLWTLRPGWPALWLLAAQGLAVTPTWLRAQELGGQGLAMATIWLPFLLLLALSAWRPGLAVPIGPAQRPRRLSVVVPTRNEGRGLVRCLESLDGTGVHEVVVADGGSTDGTPSLAAGFGAKVVAAGGGRGGQIAAGLAACRGEVVLVLHADAVIAPDVPARILAALDRCPEAVGGVVGMTYDTRRYGLGVLGLLNALRARFCGIGFGDQGQFFRREALEDAGGFPALALMEDVELSLLLRQAGETLCLGGGVTASGRRWVGSGFGGKAAGVVAMCLGYLAARRLGLADATGRRYYRRYYGREPEACFGEKAQGCADER, from the coding sequence GTGACACGAAGGCTTCCAAGCGTGCATCAGGCAGTGGGGACCGGCGGGGCGTGTTTGGCCGGTGCGTTTGCCGGCCTGCCTGGCCACGTCTGGCGCGGACTGCTTTGCCTGGCGGCTCTTGTCGCCCTGGCCCTGTGCGGCCGTCTGGAGGCCGGGCGCTACTTGTATGCCGCCTGTTTTGCCGCAGCTTTCGCCACCCTGGTCCTGGCCGTGCGTAGCTGGCCGACCGGAGGGCATCGCGGCCGCGTCACCGCCGCCGTGCTGGCCCTGGGCCTTGGCGCGCGGCTGCTCTTTGTCTGGGCCTGGCCGGTCGACACCGACGTCTTTCGCTACATCGTCGAAGGCGACATGCAGCTGGCCGGAGGCAACCCTTATTTGATCGCGCCCGGCGACCCGAGGCTGCCTGGGCTGTTGTCCGCCCAGGCCGTGGCCGTCCTTGGCCGGGTCAACCACCCCGAGCTGACCGCCGCCTATCCGCCCCTGGCCGAGCTGTTCTGCCGGGCCGTGGCCGCCGTCTCGCCCACCCCCATGACTTTCCGGGCAGCCTTTGCCCTGGCCGATCTCCTGGCCGCCCTGGCCCTGGCCGTGGTCCTGGCCAAGCGTCGGCTGCCGCCGGCTTGGCTGGCCCTGTATGTGCTTTCCCCCCTGTCCCTGATCATGGGCGCGGGGGAAGGCCATCTCGACGCGCTGGTGGCCTTGGGTGTTTCCCTGGCTCTGGCCGCCTTTGCGACCCGCCGCGACGGCTGGGGTTTTTTGTGCCTGGGCGCGGCCGGGCTAGTGAAGTATCCAGTTTTGCTGCTCATTCCTTTTTTTTTGCGGCCGGGCAATCTGCGCCAGGCCGCCTCCTGTCTCGTGCCGCTGGCGAGCTTTTGGCCTTACCGCGCGGCTGGCCCGGCCTTTTTTCAGTCGCTTGCCGCCTTTGCCGGCTACCTGGCTCAGGGCGGACCGTTGACGGCCCTGGTCTGGCCTCTGTGCGGCTCCCTGGCCCCGGCCGTGTCCCTGGGCCTTGGCGGCGCGGTGCTCATGGCCGGTTGGTTGGCCTTCCAGGATCGGGGGCGCGGGCCGCTTTTCGCCGGTCTGGTCGGCCTTGCCGCTTTGCCCACGGTCTATCCCTGGTATTTGCTCATGGTCCTGCCGCTGTGGACCCTGCGTCCGGGCTGGCCTGCCCTATGGCTCCTGGCCGCTCAAGGTTTGGCCGTGACCCCGACCTGGCTTCGCGCCCAGGAACTTGGCGGCCAGGGACTGGCCATGGCCACGATCTGGCTGCCGTTCTTGTTGCTCCTGGCCCTTTCCGCCTGGCGACCCGGGCTGGCCGTCCCGATCGGCCCCGCGCAAAGACCACGGCGGCTCTCGGTCGTCGTGCCGACCCGTAACGAGGGCAGGGGGCTTGTGCGCTGTCTGGAAAGCCTGGACGGCACGGGGGTGCACGAGGTCGTGGTGGCCGACGGCGGCTCCACCGACGGCACGCCTTCCCTGGCCGCCGGATTTGGCGCGAAAGTCGTCGCGGCGGGCGGCGGGCGGGGCGGGCAGATCGCGGCTGGCTTGGCCGCCTGCCGGGGCGAGGTGGTCCTTGTTCTGCACGCCGACGCCGTGATCGCCCCCGACGTGCCAGCCCGGATTCTGGCCGCTTTGGACCGTTGCCCCGAGGCGGTCGGCGGCGTGGTCGGCATGACCTACGACACGCGCCGTTACGGGCTCGGCGTCCTTGGGCTGCTCAATGCCCTGCGGGCGCGGTTTTGCGGTATTGGCTTCGGCGACCAGGGCCAGTTTTTCCGGCGCGAGGCCCTGGAGGACGCCGGCGGATTTCCGGCCCTGGCCCTCATGGAAGACGTGGAACTGTCCTTGCTCCTGCGCCAGGCCGGGGAGACGCTGTGCCTGGGCGGCGGCGTCACGGCCTCGGGCCGGCGCTGGGTCGGCTCGGGCTTTGGCGGCAAGGCGGCCGGTGTCGTGGCCATGTGCCTGGGCTATCTGGCCGCCCGGCGGTTGGGCTTGGCCGACGCCACGGGCCGGCGCTACTACCGCCGCTATTACGGCCGGGAGCCGGAGGCGTGTTTTGGGGAAAAGGCGCAGGGTTGCGCGGATGAAAGGTGA
- the ispD gene encoding 2-C-methyl-D-erythritol 4-phosphate cytidylyltransferase, with the protein MSLWTVLLAAGSGTRLAQASGGVKKQFLSVGGRPLYWKALTAFAKSPDVAGVVVVFAPEDLAEATRELAGFLDANHPGLPVLTAAGGARRQDSVKNGLDALPREARLVLIHDAARPFVDAGLIARVADALAAGRKAVIPTLPVTDTVKQVDGDRVTATLPRHELAAVQTPQGFDLTLLRQAYAHARPDFDVTDDASLVEHYGQPVFTVPGAPRNMKITHPEDLASLAEAAAPPVPVTGYGYDVHRYADPRNPGKQPPRPMKLGGFPILGAPEVLAHSDGDVLLHALTDAVLGCVAGGDIGRLFPDSNPDFDNMASGVFLSEALLAAKAKGLTITHVDLTIIAQIPKISPHAEAIRLNVAALLGLNKEQVNLKATTEEGLGFTGEKKGIKAVALVSGWRRP; encoded by the coding sequence GTGTCCCTGTGGACCGTGCTGCTCGCCGCCGGCTCCGGAACCCGTCTGGCCCAGGCCTCGGGCGGCGTCAAAAAACAGTTTCTCTCCGTCGGCGGCCGCCCGCTCTACTGGAAAGCCCTGACCGCCTTTGCCAAGTCCCCGGACGTGGCCGGCGTGGTCGTGGTTTTTGCGCCCGAAGACCTGGCCGAGGCCACCCGTGAGCTGGCCGGCTTCCTGGATGCCAATCACCCGGGCCTGCCGGTCCTGACCGCCGCCGGCGGAGCCAGACGCCAGGATTCCGTCAAAAACGGCCTCGACGCCCTGCCCCGCGAAGCGCGTCTGGTGCTGATCCACGACGCGGCCCGGCCCTTTGTCGATGCCGGGCTCATCGCCCGGGTGGCCGACGCCCTGGCCGCCGGACGCAAGGCCGTCATCCCGACCCTGCCCGTCACCGACACCGTCAAGCAGGTGGACGGCGACAGGGTGACCGCCACCCTGCCCCGCCATGAGCTGGCCGCCGTGCAAACGCCCCAGGGCTTCGACCTGACCCTGCTGCGGCAAGCCTATGCCCACGCCAGACCGGATTTCGACGTCACCGACGACGCCAGCCTGGTCGAACACTACGGCCAGCCCGTTTTCACCGTGCCCGGAGCGCCGCGCAACATGAAAATCACCCATCCCGAGGATCTGGCCAGCCTGGCCGAGGCCGCCGCGCCGCCCGTGCCCGTCACCGGCTACGGCTACGACGTCCACCGCTACGCCGATCCGCGCAACCCCGGCAAACAGCCCCCGCGCCCCATGAAGCTCGGCGGCTTCCCCATCCTCGGCGCGCCCGAGGTGCTGGCCCACTCCGACGGCGACGTGCTGCTCCATGCCCTGACCGACGCGGTGCTGGGCTGCGTGGCCGGCGGCGACATCGGCCGGCTCTTCCCGGACAGCAACCCGGATTTCGACAACATGGCCTCGGGCGTGTTCTTGAGCGAAGCCCTGCTGGCCGCCAAGGCCAAGGGCCTGACCATCACCCACGTGGACCTGACCATCATCGCCCAAATTCCCAAGATCAGCCCCCACGCCGAGGCCATCCGCCTCAACGTGGCCGCGCTTTTGGGGCTCAATAAAGAGCAAGTGAACCTCAAGGCCACCACCGAGGAAGGCCTGGGCTTTACCGGCGAGAAAAAAGGCATCAAAGCCGTCGCCCTGGTCTCCGGCTGGCGACGCCCGTAA
- a CDS encoding DUF547 domain-containing protein: MVLLAILLLLFAGFAKAAQSPDYLDQYGDFLAAHVRGSVVNYAGIKADMARLDVTLALMAAENPEALARPDRVALYINAYNLWTIRLIMDHWPGISSIKEAGGFLASPWKRSFVRLGGQTFSLDDIEHGILRRQYPDPRLHFVLNCASKSCPPLLSVPYRGEVLDAMLEERTRACLNDPAGARVDGGRLRLIRIFDWYAEDFGGRDRQWEFVRRFAGPALGAALDALAERRPVYDDYDWSLNDAPGPWTSALIGADAPLVGVGGDGPPSGEPLGQPPQGDGTGSAPAAMPERP; encoded by the coding sequence ATGGTTTTACTGGCGATTTTGTTGTTGCTTTTCGCAGGCTTTGCCAAAGCTGCCCAATCTCCTGACTATCTTGACCAATACGGTGATTTTTTGGCCGCCCATGTACGCGGGAGCGTGGTGAACTATGCGGGCATCAAGGCGGACATGGCCCGTCTTGACGTGACGTTGGCGCTCATGGCCGCCGAAAACCCCGAAGCCCTGGCCCGGCCTGATCGCGTAGCGCTCTATATAAACGCCTATAACCTGTGGACCATCCGCCTCATCATGGACCATTGGCCGGGGATATCCTCCATCAAGGAGGCCGGCGGCTTCCTGGCCTCGCCCTGGAAGCGTTCCTTTGTGCGTTTGGGCGGTCAGACCTTTTCCCTGGACGACATCGAGCACGGCATCCTGCGCCGGCAATACCCGGACCCCCGGCTGCACTTCGTGCTCAACTGCGCCTCCAAGAGTTGTCCGCCGCTGCTGTCCGTTCCCTACCGGGGAGAGGTCCTGGACGCCATGCTGGAGGAACGGACTCGAGCCTGCCTGAACGACCCGGCCGGAGCGAGGGTGGACGGCGGCCGGTTGCGTCTGATCCGCATTTTTGACTGGTATGCCGAGGATTTCGGCGGCCGGGACCGGCAGTGGGAATTTGTGCGACGCTTTGCCGGGCCGGCGCTGGGCGCGGCGCTTGACGCCCTGGCGGAGCGCCGGCCGGTGTATGACGACTATGACTGGTCCCTCAATGATGCGCCCGGGCCATGGACTTCGGCCCTTATCGGCGCGGACGCGCCGCTTGTTGGTGTCGGCGGTGATGGACCGCCATCAGGCGAGCCTTTGGGCCAGCCGCCCCAGGGCGACGGCACGGGCAGCGCGCCTGCCGCTATGCCGGAGCGTCCGTGA
- a CDS encoding DUF3858 domain-containing protein, which translates to MTVPLGLDVAPANNLRAYLTTGTPRHYPVIVGARQYSWRSVIALPLKAAVEHLPAAVDLNSPAGRFTASYEVIDGKLTVKRELVINKTAYTAKEYADVQSLLYAFIDDQRAVISFRLGQ; encoded by the coding sequence ATGACCGTGCCCCTTGGCCTCGACGTCGCGCCGGCGAACAATCTGCGCGCCTATCTCACCACAGGCACACCGCGCCACTATCCGGTCATCGTAGGGGCCAGGCAATACTCCTGGCGTTCGGTCATCGCCTTACCTTTGAAAGCTGCGGTCGAACATCTGCCGGCGGCCGTGGACCTGAACAGTCCGGCAGGGCGCTTTACCGCCAGCTACGAGGTTATTGACGGAAAGCTCACAGTCAAGCGGGAGTTGGTTATCAACAAGACGGCGTATACGGCAAAGGAGTACGCGGACGTCCAAAGCCTGCTGTACGCCTTTATCGACGATCAGCGCGCCGTCATCAGCTTCCGGCTCGGGCAGTAA
- a CDS encoding hybrid sensor histidine kinase/response regulator, giving the protein MTQPRSSDAAPPRRPGLSLLFGLYALTFSLFLPPPAYANSQPRFQRLSLEQGLSQSYVVCMAQDKLGFLWIGTYDGLNRYDGTNVVVYRNIPGRPDSLPDNSIRTLFVDPVDGTLLVGTKNGGLAVYDREADRFRPYPVAAPYPSGDVDKEIRAIARDAAGNLWVGGAAGLARISPAGAVDAMALSDQNGSTVKNSVIAIKARADGSLLVATNRGVHAVNPADGQAAALLPGPLGELPADARINGIACDGPDTLWVLTEIHGAYRFNQATGRSDHHLPGLATWFAFRDSWGGLFIGTNRGLARMWPDPDQPGKLIPSMAVNNPLDPESLSQDEVLCALEDTGGLLWFGTYSGGVSRYNPAYQAFSVYRAGPGLPTALSGSAVSAVAQESADIVWVGTRYNGLNRIDRRTGEVTAFRHDPANPDSLADDGVNCLLFDRQGRLWVGATDRGLDRYDPDSGRFVHYRHDPQNPESISQNKIWWIAEDEDGILWLGSSSGGLNRFDPTTGKAKVYRNDPNNPASLSHNRVRHITPAPGGILWIGTNAGLNRFDKNTETFTHWEHDPDNANSLSNNRVTPILLDPSGVLWIGTDAGLNRFEPRTGRFQRVTMANGLANDGIQGMLQDKDGNLWCSTFRGLFRYSPGNGEVRNYSDRDGLAGLEFWMNAYAQGKNGEMFFGGTNGLTAFFPSRIRPNPHAPPVVLTGLAVRNKPYGANPVTVRNLALGHEDNVVELSFAALDFADPPRNLFSHKLEGFDPEFSPPAGNNTVTYTNLSPGEYRLRVRACNNDGVWNETGLTLAIAVAPPFWGTWWFRALAGLAALALLHGGYRLRVSALEKRRRELEATVRRRTADLENEIEDRKAAEDALHRSRLSFSAIFQFSPLAVTISEEQSARMLRVNEAFSHLTGIQAEQAIGRTSEELGFWERFEDRQQLLIELQVAESVTNRELAFRHADGHRIVGLCSCTVIEAFERRCLLMLIVDITERKALESELLAARERAEQGSRAKSDFLANMSHEIRTPMNAIMGMADLLADTPLTPRQKRYVDIFQHSGQILMRVINDILDLSKLEAGKLTLEPEPFDLPEALFQTCAVFTPQAEEKGLPLFCDLDPGLPRRVYGDPIRLTQIVANLLANACKFTHEGEIRLSASATLLGPSAFLLRLTCRDTGVGIAPDDIARVCDNFFQVGGNQRRGTGLGLAISKRLTELMQGELSIQSILGQGATITATVRLEIAAESASGEQTPESSLVAELADAGGQPWRVLLADDSVGNRQVVSLFLENQPVILEEVENGQDALDRFKKGGIDIVLMDHVMPIMDGLTAVRAMREHEWMSGLRSTPIIGITARAFPEDEAACLEAGCSAYLSKPVRRSALLAAMQGLLGRRDD; this is encoded by the coding sequence ATGACGCAACCCAGGTCTTCCGACGCAGCCCCGCCCCGACGCCCAGGCCTGAGCCTGCTCTTCGGCCTTTATGCACTGACTTTTTCCCTTTTCCTGCCGCCGCCGGCCTACGCCAATTCTCAGCCCCGTTTCCAGCGGTTGTCCCTGGAACAAGGGCTTTCCCAATCCTATGTCGTCTGCATGGCCCAGGACAAGCTGGGTTTTCTGTGGATCGGCACCTACGACGGCCTCAACCGCTACGACGGGACCAATGTCGTGGTCTACCGCAACATCCCGGGCCGGCCCGACTCCCTACCGGATAACAGCATCCGCACGCTTTTCGTCGATCCCGTAGACGGCACGCTGCTTGTGGGCACCAAAAACGGCGGTCTGGCCGTCTATGACCGCGAAGCCGACCGTTTCCGCCCCTACCCTGTGGCAGCCCCCTACCCCAGCGGCGATGTGGACAAGGAAATCCGGGCCATAGCCAGGGATGCGGCCGGCAATCTCTGGGTAGGCGGCGCAGCCGGCCTGGCCCGCATCTCGCCGGCCGGTGCCGTGGACGCCATGGCCTTGTCTGACCAGAACGGCAGTACCGTCAAAAATTCGGTTATCGCCATAAAAGCCCGGGCCGACGGCAGTCTGCTCGTAGCCACCAATCGGGGCGTTCATGCCGTGAATCCAGCCGACGGCCAGGCCGCGGCCCTGCTTCCCGGCCCCCTGGGCGAGCTTCCGGCCGACGCGCGCATCAACGGCATTGCCTGCGACGGCCCGGACACGCTCTGGGTGCTCACGGAAATACACGGCGCTTATCGGTTCAATCAAGCCACCGGCCGGTCCGATCACCATCTGCCCGGCCTGGCCACCTGGTTTGCCTTCCGCGACTCCTGGGGCGGCCTTTTCATCGGCACCAACCGAGGACTGGCCCGCATGTGGCCGGACCCGGACCAGCCGGGAAAGTTGATCCCGTCCATGGCCGTCAACAATCCCCTGGACCCGGAAAGCTTGTCCCAGGACGAGGTGTTGTGCGCCCTGGAGGATACCGGCGGCCTGTTGTGGTTCGGCACCTATTCCGGCGGCGTGAGCCGCTACAATCCCGCCTATCAGGCGTTTTCCGTCTACCGGGCCGGACCGGGACTGCCCACCGCCCTGTCCGGCAGTGCGGTCAGCGCCGTGGCCCAGGAAAGCGCCGACATCGTCTGGGTCGGTACCCGCTACAACGGCCTCAATCGCATCGACCGCCGCACTGGCGAGGTCACGGCTTTCCGCCACGACCCGGCCAACCCGGACAGTCTGGCCGACGACGGCGTCAACTGCCTGCTCTTTGACCGCCAGGGTCGGCTCTGGGTCGGGGCTACCGACCGGGGACTGGACCGCTACGACCCCGATAGCGGCCGCTTCGTCCACTACCGCCACGACCCCCAAAACCCTGAGTCCATCAGCCAGAACAAGATATGGTGGATCGCCGAGGATGAAGACGGCATCCTGTGGCTGGGCTCCAGTTCGGGCGGCCTTAACCGCTTCGACCCGACAACGGGCAAGGCCAAGGTCTATCGCAACGATCCCAATAATCCGGCCAGCCTCAGCCACAATCGTGTGCGTCACATCACCCCGGCCCCGGGCGGCATCCTGTGGATCGGCACCAATGCCGGACTCAACCGTTTCGACAAAAACACCGAAACCTTCACCCATTGGGAACACGACCCGGACAACGCCAATTCCCTGTCTAACAACCGCGTCACCCCCATTCTTCTTGATCCGTCAGGGGTCTTGTGGATCGGCACCGATGCGGGACTCAACCGTTTCGAGCCGCGCACCGGGCGTTTTCAGCGCGTCACCATGGCCAACGGCCTAGCCAACGACGGCATCCAGGGGATGCTGCAGGACAAGGACGGCAATTTGTGGTGCAGTACCTTCCGGGGGCTTTTCCGCTACAGCCCGGGCAACGGCGAGGTGCGCAACTATTCGGATCGGGATGGTCTGGCCGGCCTGGAATTCTGGATGAACGCCTACGCCCAGGGCAAAAATGGCGAAATGTTTTTTGGCGGCACAAACGGCTTAACCGCTTTTTTCCCCAGCCGTATCCGCCCAAACCCCCACGCCCCGCCCGTGGTCCTGACCGGGCTTGCCGTGCGCAACAAACCCTATGGCGCCAACCCTGTCACGGTAAGAAATTTAGCCCTTGGCCACGAGGACAACGTCGTGGAACTGTCCTTTGCCGCCCTGGATTTCGCCGATCCGCCCCGAAACCTCTTCTCCCACAAGCTCGAAGGCTTTGACCCGGAATTCTCCCCCCCGGCAGGCAACAATACCGTCACCTACACCAATCTTTCCCCCGGGGAATACCGCCTGCGCGTTCGGGCCTGCAATAACGACGGTGTCTGGAACGAAACAGGGCTGACGCTGGCCATTGCCGTGGCCCCGCCCTTTTGGGGCACCTGGTGGTTTCGCGCCCTGGCCGGACTGGCTGCCCTGGCCTTGCTCCATGGCGGCTACAGACTGCGGGTTTCCGCCCTGGAGAAGCGTCGCCGGGAACTTGAGGCAACCGTGCGTCGCCGCACCGCTGACCTCGAAAACGAAATCGAGGACCGCAAGGCCGCCGAAGATGCCCTGCACCGCAGCCGTCTGAGCTTTTCCGCCATTTTCCAATTCTCGCCCCTGGCCGTCACCATCAGCGAAGAGCAGTCCGCCAGGATGCTGCGCGTCAACGAGGCATTCAGCCACCTGACCGGTATCCAGGCCGAGCAGGCCATTGGCCGAACATCTGAGGAGCTGGGCTTCTGGGAACGCTTCGAAGATCGCCAACAGCTTTTGATCGAACTGCAAGTCGCCGAATCCGTCACCAACCGGGAACTGGCCTTTCGTCATGCCGATGGCCATCGCATCGTCGGCCTTTGTTCCTGCACGGTCATCGAGGCTTTCGAACGGCGCTGCCTGCTCATGCTCATCGTCGATATTACCGAACGCAAGGCCCTAGAAAGCGAACTCCTGGCCGCCCGGGAACGGGCCGAGCAAGGCAGTCGGGCCAAGTCCGACTTCCTGGCCAACATGAGCCACGAGATCCGCACCCCCATGAACGCCATCATGGGCATGGCCGACCTTTTGGCTGACACCCCGCTCACGCCCCGCCAGAAGCGCTATGTGGACATCTTCCAGCACTCCGGCCAAATCCTCATGCGCGTCATCAACGACATCCTCGACCTGTCCAAGCTTGAAGCCGGCAAGCTGACCCTGGAGCCCGAGCCTTTCGACCTGCCCGAAGCCCTGTTCCAGACCTGCGCCGTGTTCACGCCCCAGGCCGAGGAAAAAGGCCTCCCGCTGTTCTGCGATCTTGATCCAGGCTTGCCTCGCCGTGTTTACGGCGACCCCATCCGCCTCACCCAGATCGTGGCCAATCTGTTGGCCAACGCCTGCAAGTTCACCCACGAGGGCGAGATCCGGCTGTCGGCCTCGGCCACGCTTCTTGGCCCTTCCGCCTTCCTTTTGCGCCTGACCTGCCGGGACACCGGTGTCGGCATCGCCCCTGATGACATTGCCCGGGTCTGCGACAATTTTTTCCAGGTGGGCGGCAATCAACGCCGGGGAACAGGCTTGGGGCTGGCCATCTCCAAGCGCCTGACGGAACTGATGCAGGGGGAATTATCCATCCAAAGCATCCTTGGCCAAGGAGCCACCATCACGGCCACGGTCAGGCTGGAGATCGCCGCCGAATCCGCTTCAGGAGAGCAAACGCCGGAATCCTCCTTGGTCGCGGAGCTTGCGGACGCCGGCGGCCAGCCCTGGCGGGTGCTGTTGGCCGACGACTCTGTGGGCAACCGTCAGGTCGTCAGCCTGTTCCTGGAAAATCAGCCGGTTATCTTGGAAGAAGTGGAGAACGGCCAGGATGCCCTGGACCGGTTCAAGAAAGGCGGCATCGACATCGTGCTCATGGACCATGTCATGCCGATCATGGACGGGCTGACCGCCGTGCGGGCCATGCGTGAACATGAATGGATGTCCGGCCTTAGATCCACGCCCATCATCGGCATCACCGCCCGGGCTTTTCCAGAGGACGAGGCTGCCTGCCTGGAGGCCGGTTGTTCTGCCTACCTGAGCAAGCCCGTTCGCCGCAGCGCCCTGCTCGCCGCCATGCAGGGGCTCCTTGGCCGCCGGGACGACTGA